One segment of Vulpes vulpes isolate BD-2025 unplaced genomic scaffold, VulVul3 u000000695, whole genome shotgun sequence DNA contains the following:
- the MFNG gene encoding beta-1,3-N-acetylglucosaminyltransferase manic fringe codes for MQCRLLRGLALLTLLCMGLVSLRYHSSLSPQGMQEPPGLSPPSPLSPELRLHDVFIAVKTTRAFHRSRLELLLDTWVSRTREQTFVFTDSPDEGLQERLGSHLMVTNCSAEHSHPALSCKMAAEFDTFLASGLRWFCHVDDDNYVNPRALLRLLKTFPQTRDVYLGRPSLNRPIRASEPRPHNRTRQVQFWFATGGAGFCINRKLALKMAPWASGSRFVETSALIRLPDDCTVGYIVECKLRGHLQPSPLFHSHLETLQLLGAAQLPEQVTLSYGVFEGKLNVIKLQGPFSPEEDPSRFRSLHCLLYPDTPWCPS; via the exons ATGCAGTGCCGCCTCCTCCGCGGCCTGGCCCTCCTCACCCTTCTGTGCATGGGGCTCGTCTCCCTACGGTACCACTCGAGCCTGTCCCCACAGGGCATGCAGGAGCCCCCTGGGCTGAGCCCGCCAAGCCCTCTGTCCCCCGAGCTGCGGCTGCACGATGTCTTCATTGCGGTCAAGACGACCCGAGCCTTCCACCGCTCCCGCCTGGAGCTGCTGCTCGACACGTGGGTCTCCAGAACCAGGGAACAG aCATTCGTCTTCACCGACAGCCCAGATGAAGGCCTCCAGGAGAGACTGG GGTCCCACCTTATGGTCACCAACTGCTCTGCTGAGCACAGCCACCCCGCGCTGTCCTGCAAGATGGCTGCTGAGTTTGACACCTTCTTGGCCAGTGGGCTGCG GTGGTTCTGCCACGTGGATGACGACAACTACGTGAACCCAAGGGCGCTGCTGAGGCTGCTGAAAACCTTCCCCCAGACTCGCGACGTCTACCTGGGCCGGCCCAGCCTGAACCGGCCTATCCGCGCTTCGGAGCCCAGGCCGCACAACCGCACG AGGCAGGTACAGTTCTGGTTTGCCACTGGGGGTGCTGGCTTCTGCATCAACCGCAAACTGGCATTGAAGATGGCCCCATGGGCCAG TGGCTCCCGCTTCGTGGAAACGTCTGCCCTCATCCGGTTGCCTGATGACTGCACTGTGGGCTACATCGTCGAGTGCAAGCTACGgggccacctgcagcccagccccCTCTTCCACTCCCACCTGGAGACCTTGCAGCTGCTGGGGGCTGCTCAGCTCCCAGAGCAG GTCACTCTCAGCTATGGTGTCTTTGAGGGGAAGCTCAATGTCATTAAGCTACAAGGCCCCTTCTCCCCTGAGGAGGACCCTTCCAG GTTTCGTTCCCTCCATTGTCTCCTATACCCAGACACTCCTTGGTGTCCAAGCTGA